In Helianthus annuus cultivar XRQ/B chromosome 3, HanXRQr2.0-SUNRISE, whole genome shotgun sequence, a single window of DNA contains:
- the LOC110932150 gene encoding probable receptor-like protein kinase At2g23200: MSFMDDFRHLKIQLKDIRLATNDFGDTPIGKGGFGDVFKGELSLPEGKKMVAFKRLDRRPGGQGDTEFWKERILVYEYASRGSLDCYLGKTSLTWNQLLKICHGAACGLNYLHDPVMHQRVLHRDVKSSNILLDENLTAKISDFGLSKIGPANQQYTYLVSNVVGTHGYCDPVYMEMGFLSKESDVYSFGVVLFEVICGKHCFEYCNGELKILVSLWKELYEEDKIDDIVSNNLKEQMDMDSCKTFLNIAYRCLNRDRKERPTMVEIIKELNVALDLQEMSQDVDEKAKYEERKSLANQAAIPVSYRSRNELASVLSKGILLKGGHNVIVYPSNTNCIRRPNIGHHV; encoded by the exons ATGTCTTTCATGGATGATTTTAGACACCTCAAAATTCAATTGAAAGACATAAGGTTGGCCACCAATGATTTTGGCGACACGCCGATTGGAAAAGGTGGGTTTGGAGATGTGTTTAAAGGAGAACTCTCACTCCCCGAGGGAAAGAAAATGGTTGCTTTTAAGCGTTTAGATCGTAGACCTGGTGGACAAGGGGATACTGAGTTTTGGAAGGAG AGAATTCTCGTCTATGAATATGCATCGCGTGGAAGCCTTGATTGCTACTTAGGTAAAACTAGTCTCACATGGAACCAACTTCTCAAGATATGTCATGGGGCAGCGTGTGGACTAAACTACCTTCACGATCCCGTGATGCACCAAAGAGTTCTTCATCGAGACGTTAAGAGCTCAAACATCTTATTAGATGAAAATTTAACTGCTAAAATTTCCGATTTTGGCTTATCAAAAATTGGCCCTGCTAACCAACAGTATACGTACCTTGTCTCCAATGTTGTAGGTACACATGGATATTGTGATCCAGTGTATATGGAGATGGGCTTTCTCTCAAAAGAGTCGGATGTGTACTCTTTTGGTGTGGTGTTATTTGAAGTAATATGTGGAAAACATTGCTTTGAATATTGTAATGGTGAGCTAAAGATTCTAGTATCTCTTTGGAAAGAATTGTATGAAGAGGATAAAATAGATGATATTGTGTCTAATAACCTAAAAGAACAAATGGATATGGATTCTTGtaaaacatttttaaatattGCATATCGATGCTTGAATAGAGATCGTAAAGAAAGACCAACAATGGTGGAGATCATCAAAGAACTCAATGTTGCACTTGATCTTCAA gAGATGTCTCAAGATGTTGATGAGAAAGCTAAATATGAAGAAAGAAAGAGTCTTGCAAATCAGGCCGCGATTCCTGTATCCTACAGATCCCGAAATGAACTTGCGTCGGTTCTTTCCAAAGGAATCCTTCTTAAGGGGGGTCATAAT GTCATCGTGTACCCTTCAAATACAAATTGCATACGGAGACCGAATATTGGACATCATGTGTAG
- the LOC110932151 gene encoding F-box protein PP2-B10-like, translating into MSLSLTSWATYVVFMIIIFVHLRRDKRRLHVIGVEFVPVEYKKDENLEEQNKMHMQPTMDLDTDWEEKLPGDYDAIIKWSKYDMQWTTNKDLYYLLLTVSSPTKMLNRLLAIMGQDRVRVTDVQGLSSAIVVTKSLIDHNERRSHKLMIMEKTIRKVGEVAPSTISGYTQLLSPETCYACYLVYKLPDQKHSMVSGLVQMDYETLNHFANGRYDWLNDKEQYVDLLTPTNIPFIGCNTDEARIPRRARRIKGHPKLRKDGWMEIQVWDFNSSSTNKNIPMHCRLRSYDKWKFTGLLVQGIEFRPAKVSFMPPLRSH; encoded by the exons ATGAGTTTAAGCTTGACTTCTTGGGCCACTTATGTCGTATTCATGATCATCATCTTCGTACACCTCCGACGTGATAAAAGGCGGTTACATGTTATTGGAGTCGAATTTGTGCCTGTTGAGTAT AAGAAAGATGAAAACTTGGAGGAACAAAATAAGATGCACATGCAACCAACCATGGATTTGGACACTGATTGGGAGGAAAAACTGCCAGGTGATTATGATGCAATAATCAAATGGTCAAAATATGACATGCAGTGGACAACTAACAAGGATTTGTACTATCTTCTTTTAACGGTTTCCTCACCAACAAAAATGCTGAACAG ATTGCTTGCAATCATGGGCCAAGATCGAGTGAGAGTGACTGATGTCCAAGGCCTTTCTTCAGCTATTGTGGTAACTAAAAGCTTAATTGACCATAATGAAAGGCGATCCCATAAATTAATGATTATGGAAAAGACGATAAGAAAGGTGGGAGAGGTAGCCCCTTCAACCATTTCCGGAT ATACGCAGTTGttgtcacctgaaacatgttacGCGTGTTATCTTGTGTACAAGCTACCTGATCAAAAACACTCCATGGTTAGTGGCCTGGTACAAATGGATTATGAAACCCTTAACCATTTTGCTAATGGACGCTACGATTGGCTTAATGACAAGGAACAGTATGTTGATTTACTTACGCCTACTAATATCCCATTTATCGGATGCAACACTGACGAGGCTCGCATCCCAAGGAGGGCACGCAGAATAAAAGGCCATCCAAAACTGAGGAAAGACGGTTGGATGGAAATTCAAGTATGGGACTTTAATTCTAGTTCCACCAACAAAAATATTCCGATGCATTGTCGTTTGAGGAGCTATGATAAATGGAAATTTACAGGTCTTCTCGTACAAGGCATTGAGTTTAGGCCTGCGAAAGTTTCCTTCATGCCACCTCTTAGGTCTCATTAG